A genomic segment from Malus domestica chromosome 05, GDT2T_hap1 encodes:
- the LOC103443917 gene encoding MADS-box transcription factor 14-like produces the protein MGRGKVQLKRIDDKIRRQVTFSKRRTGLIKKARELSVLCGVDVGLVIFSPKGRLYEFCSGESFGKLVERYQIHNDEEIGTSKDAGGTDKMQKNNSEGSGLRTGANQSLKMIQSDMEAQDIENLDIPELTQLEEELDAVLRRTRSRKTQLMTETCTALIETEKQLKEEKLLLENEIAALKLKQQQSKDRAADEEPDQQSTFAANNTTTTTTNSCCSDDNVPAIKLHLFLSEKRKHNADTDTDQTN, from the exons ATGGGGCGAGGGAAGGTGCAGCTGAAGCGAATCGACGACAAGATCAGGCGGCAAGTGACGTTTTCGAAGCGGAGAACCGGGCTGATAAAGAAGGCACGTGAGCTGTCCGTGCTCTGCGGGGTGGACGTCGGCCTTGTCATCTTCTCCCCCAAGGGGAGGCTCTACGAGTTCTGTAGCGGCGAGAG TTTTGGAAAGCTTGTCGAGCGTTACCAGATACATAATGATGAGGAAATTGGTACTTCCAAGGATGCTGGTGGTACTGACAAG ATGCAGAAGAATAATTCCGAAGGGAGTGGTCTCCGCACAGGCGCTAACCAATCTCtgaaaatgattcaaag TGATATGGAAGCACAAGACATTGAAAATCTAGATATTCCAGAGCTTACCCAGcttgaggaggaattggatgCAGTTTTAAGACGAACAAGATCAAGAAAG ACACAGCTGATGACGGAAACCTGTACAGCTCTTATCGAGACG GAAAAACAGCTGAAAGAAGAGAAGCTTCTCCTAGAAAATGAg ATTGCAGCACTGAAGCTGAAGCAGCAGCAGAGCAAGGACCGAGCTGCCGACGAGGAACCAGATCAGCAGAGCACTTTCGCCGCTAataacaccaccaccaccaccaccaacagcTGCTGCAGCGACGACAATGTTCCGGCCATCAAACTTCATTTATTTCTTTctgaaaaaagaaaacataacgcGGACACGGACACGGACCAAACCAACTAA
- the LOC103443916 gene encoding F-actin-capping protein subunit beta: MEAAMGLMRRMPPKHTETSLSALLSLLPQHSSDLLSQVDQPLQVLCDMEYGKEFILCEYNRDADSYRSPWSNKYHPPLEDGSLPSLELRKLEVEANDIFAIYRDQYYEGGISSVYMWEDDNEGFVGCFLIKKDGSKTGQGRRGYLQEGAWDAIHVIEVGPEEEGTAHYRLTSTVMLSLTTDNESSGTFSLSGSIRRQMNMHLSTEEGHLCNMGRMIEEMESKLRNSLDQVYFGKTKEMVCTLRPPSEVVMRLPDS, translated from the exons ATGGAAGCGGCGATGGGACTGATGCGGCGGATGCCTCCCAAGCACACCGAGACGTCTCTCTCCGCccttctctcccttctccccCAGCACTCATCCGATCTCCTCTCTCAAGTCGATCAGCCTCTCCAG GTTTTGTGCGATATGGAATACGGGAAGGAGTTCATTCTGTGTGAATATAACAGAGATGCAGACTCTTACAG ATCACCTTGGTCAAACAAATATCATCCGCCGCTAGAAGACGGCAGCCTCCCATCTTTAGAGCTGAGGAAACTTGAAGTTGAAGCCAACGACATCTTTGCCATTTATCGTGACCA GTATTATGAAGGTGGCATTTCATCAGTTTATATGTGGGAGGATGATAACGAAGGTTTTGTAGGCtgctttttaataaaaaaag ATGGCTCCAAGACAGGGCAAGGTCGGCGAGGTTATCTGCAGGAGGGGGCATGGGATGCTATACATGTGATTGAG GTGGGTCCGGAGGAGGAAGGAACAGCCCATTACCGTTTAACAAGTACTGTAATGCTGTCTTTGACTACAGATAATGAGTCGTCAGGCACATTCAGTTTGTCTGGATCAATTAGACGACAG ATGAATATGCACCTGTCAACTGAAGAAGGCCATCTTTGTAACATGGGAAGAATGATCGAAGAAATGGAGAGCAAGCTGAGAAATTCACTGGATCAG GTTTATTTTGGGAAGACGAAAGAGATGGTTTGCACATTACGACCGCCATCTGAAGTAGTGATGAGACTGCCCGACAGCTGA